In Silene latifolia isolate original U9 population chromosome X, ASM4854445v1, whole genome shotgun sequence, the following proteins share a genomic window:
- the LOC141617332 gene encoding uncharacterized protein LOC141617332 yields the protein MGAMLAQVQDGQEKAIYYLSKKFLEYETNYSSIEKSCLALVWATKKLRHYMLTHTIHVISRMNPLKYLFEKPVLSGRIARWTMMLAEFDLTFMALKSIKGMVISDYLADFPVSEDKQEAYDFPDEEIFVTDDDYWQLFFDGASNQKGYGIGVLLISPDGAHTPLSVKLDFGVTNNEAEYEACILGLRAAAALGIKNLRVYGDSSLVINQILGKWKVKSEGLALYQTYLETILKHFDDPKFIYLSRDENQFADALAKLASMINIPNELENIPFCIERREEPAYCMALDDTVAGDDAP from the coding sequence ATGGGTGCAATGTTAGCACAAGTTCAGGATGGTCAAGAAAAAGCAATTTACTACCTGAGCAAAAAATTCCTGGAATACGAAACCAATTATTCTTCAATCGAGAAATCTTGTCTAGCATTAGTGTGGGCCACCAAGAAGTTAAGGCACTACATGTTGACCCACACAATTCATGTCATATCACGAATGAACCCTCTTAAATATCTCTTTGAAAAGCCAGTTCTTAGCGGCAGAatagcaagatggaccatgatgcttgCTGAGTTCGATCTTACATTTATGGCTCTTAAATCGATTAAGGGAATGGTAATTTCTGATTACCTAGCTGATTTTCCTGTTTCAGAAGACAAACAGGAAGCATACGACTTCCCTGACGAGGAAATATTTGTTACTGATGACGACTATTGGCAGTTATTTTTCGATGGCGCATCCAATCAAAAGGGATATGGCATAGGGGTACTTTTGATTTCACCAGATGGGGCACATACCCCTCTTTCAGTCAAGTTAGATTTTGGCGTCACAaataatgaagcagaatatgaagcgtGTATATTAGGACTTCGAGCGGCAGCAGCCTTGGGGATTAAAAACTTAAGAGTATACGGAGATTCGTCACTCGTTATAAATCAGATTTTGGGAAAATGGAAAGTCAAAAGTGAGGGCCTGGCACTTTACCAAACATACCTCGAAACCATTCTCAAGCATTTTGACGATCCGAAGTTCATTTACTTATCCCGAGATGAaaaccaatttgcagatgctctagcTAAGTTGGCGTCGATGATCAATATTCCAAATGAATTGGAAAATATTCCATTTTGCATTGAAAGAAGAGAGGAACCAGCATACTGTATGGCCCTTGATGATACAGTAGCTGGTGATGACGCACCATGA